From the Primulina tabacum isolate GXHZ01 chromosome 3, ASM2559414v2, whole genome shotgun sequence genome, one window contains:
- the LOC142540089 gene encoding LOW QUALITY PROTEIN: EPD1-interacting receptor-like cytoplasmic serine/threonine-protein kinase 5A (The sequence of the model RefSeq protein was modified relative to this genomic sequence to represent the inferred CDS: deleted 1 base in 1 codon): protein MAVKKKMQWQEYFPSCFKPESPRPDKKKPISKPSSFHRISLSELSGSTLSEDLSTSLAGSNIHAFTLQELRVITQNFSSSNFLGEGGFGPVHKGFIDDKLRPGLEAQPVAVKLLDLDGAQGHREWLTEVIFLGQLRHPHLVRLIGYCCEEEQRLLVYEYLPRGSLENQLFRRFAVTLPWSARLKIALGAAKGLAFLHEAKKPIIYRDFKASNILLDSDYTAKLSDFGLATDGPEGDNSHVSTRVMGTQGYAAPEYIMTGHLTAASDVFSFGVALLELLTGRKSVDKSRPSREQNLAAWARPLLKNPRRLSRMVDPRLEGQYSETGAQKAAALAYECLRHRPKLRPTMSEVIKVLEPLTNLDDIQVGTFVFTVSTDSDSHNCLNESDSEVETKRENGQHHRRHKLHQEHKKRIRSPKSDPLVFAGRDNSN from the exons ATGGCTGTCAAGAAGAAGATG CAGTGGCAAGAATATTTCCCGAGTTGTTTCAAGCCGGAGAGCCCGAGGCCGGATAAGAAGAAACCGATCTCGAAGCCATCTTCATTTCATAGGATCTCATTATCGGAATTGAGTGGATCCACCCTTTCGGAGGATCTCTCTACATCTTTGGCGGGCTCTAACATTCATGCGTTTACTTTACAAGAGCTGAGGGTGATCACACAGAACTTTTCATCGAGTAATTTTCTTGGTGAAGGCGGGTTTGGGCCGGTGCACAAGGGATTCATCGATGACAAGCTGAGGCCCGGTTTGGAGGCTCAGCCCGTGGCGGTCAAGCTCCTGGATTTAGATGGCGCACAAGGCCATAGAGAGTGGCTG ACGGAAGTGATATTTCTTGGTCAACTAAGACATCCACATCTGGTGAGGTTGATTGGTTATTGCTGTGAAGAAGAACAAAGGCTGCTGGTATATGAATATTTGCCTCGTGGAAGCCTGGAAAACCAACTCTTTAGAA GATTTGCAGTCACACTTCCATGGTCAGCAAGATTGAAAATTGCTCTTGGAGCCGCAAAAGGACTAGCTTTTCTCCATGAAGCCAAAAAGCCCATCATATACCGTGATTTTAAGGCTTCGAACATTTTGCTAGACTCG GATTACACTGCAAAGCTCTCGGATTTCGGGCTTGCAACGGATGGTCCCGAAGGCGATAACTCGCACGTTTCCACCCGTGTTATGGGCACACAAGGTTATGCTGCACCCGAATACATCATGACTG GTCATTTGACAGCAGCAAGTGATGTATTCAGTTTTGGAGTCGCGTTGTTGGAGCTTCTCACAGGTCGAAAATCGGTAGATAAAAGCCGTCCTTCGAGAGAACAGAACCTTGCGGCCTGGGCAAGGCCGTTGCTCAAAAACCCTCGAAGACTAAGCCGCATGGTGGATCCGAGACTTGAAGGGCAGTACTCTGAAACCGGAGCACAAAAAGCTGCGGCATTGGCTTACGAATGCTTGAGACATCGGCCTAAACTCAGGCCCACAATGAGTGAGGTGATCAAAGTTTTGGAGCCATTGACGAATCTTGATGACATTCAAGTGGGGACATTTGTTTTTACAGTTTCAACGGACAGCGATTCGCATAATTGTTTGAACGAGAGTGATTCGGAGGTGGAGACGAAGAGGGAGAATGGCCAG